The region ATTTGATGCGCAGTCTCAAGCTTACTAGTACTCAATCATTGAATCCTCCATAGCCATGCAAACTGCATTCGACACCCTCTCGACACAAGAAGAGCAAGGGGGAGAGAGGAGAAGCAAGTAACTTCCTGATCGGCACCTAATTTTGTCCTTTGATGCGCAGTCTCAAGCTTAATAGTCTCATAGCCATGCAAATTGCCATTAAATACTATAATTGGACACCCTCTCGACACAAGGAAAGAAGAGCAAGTGGGAGCGAGGAGAAGCAAGTAACTTCCTGATCAGTACCTAATTTTGTCCTTTGATGCGCAGTCTCAAGTTTACTAGTCAACCATAGCCATGCAAACTGCCATTAAATACTATAATTGGACACCCTCTCGACACAAGGAAAGAAGAGCAAGGGGGAGAGAGGAGAAGCAAGTAAGTTCCTGATTAGCACCTACTTTTTTCTTGATCTGCttattggataaatttattaggTTCACGTAACAACTGCTCATTTTTAGTTCTAATTGCCGCAAAGAGCAGTTATTTCCATTCAACATAATAGATTTTgctttatttatagaaatagCTACCTTTTGTTTGCCCTTTCTTTGATCTCTATATGTACACAAACagatacatctatatatatgttatgaaaaGTTAAGATTCCAAATGGAAGCCACCGTGTTTATAGCACTCGTTTGCTTGAAATGGAAATAATTTGATTCTAGTTTTCTGAGAAAATAACAACAGGTTTAAGTTCTTACAAGtaaaaatttgaagataattgagcatgtcatcaaaaaaaattaagcatgcCATTTCCTTCATACGCAACACAAGTGATTGCCCTCTTCTAGATCTTCGTACATATGATGGTTTGATTTCTGGTTGCGTTTATGTAAAGGATTTAGAAAACACTTGACTTTTgaaagaaatataagaagagAGATTGAAGAGGAGAACGTGAAGAACAAATGGCCGGGATTACAGAGATTACGGAGCAGCGGGTAAGTATCGCTGGCTTCCTCCGACATGTTCTATTCATTGTTTATGTTGTGGGGATGTTTCATCTCGAGTGGTAGATTAGActttattattttggatttgattcaattttcttTATGATGCTTGGAGTATGGTCTAATTAAAGATATAAATTCTTTGGGTTTTttcaatgaatttttatttatataaaaaaaatatttgtactaaataaacatataaaaatttatgtaaactCAGctattaaagaaatttaaaattttaatcacgaggtaaaattataatatcttAATACCATATTATTGAGAAATCTTTAATACTATGTAATTAAtacacataaattaataataaataaaatatccatATAAATAGAGTGCAAATGTAAAGGACAATGGTCTAGATGAAAAAGATCTCTTAAATGGCCAAAGCTTCCTGTTCTTCTTGTCAAAGATGGTTCTCATGCCAaagatttgtttgtttgtttgttttttctttattactCCTAGATCCTTTCTAACAAAAAATTTGCTCAAATTTATGTTGAAATTATCCTTTTAAAGTCATGCCCAACAATTAGCATATCATCTATATAAGTAAAAGACTTGTAAAATCATTATTAGAAAACTTTTCCTAAAAGGCAGGGTTTTATGTGAGCactatatatttaaaaatatttgcaCTTCCgaatcaaaccaaaaattttAACTAATTCGGTAAGTttatttggttcaattttggTTATTATCTTTTCAAATTTCGGTTTTGTTTTTTGAAGATGGCttaaatattacttaattaatttaaacatattaaaCCCTACATAATTAATTAGAAGATAAATGTTAGGATAAAATGACCCATCTTAAAATGATAACAAGTGAGATGAATTTTATAGGATACTAATACTAGTTATTTAATGTTGCATGGATAGGTTTCAATTCCATTGTGGGTCTCAGCTAAAGGCGAAATCGATATTAATAGCACTGTAAGTATATATTACTCATATTTGATTGCATTTTAATGGTTAAAACTCAGATCTTTCATGACTTAAATTGAAAtgtgtatttttaaattgaattgtgcatatatttattttttttaattattcatgaATTTCTTTTTGGCAATGAAGCCATTTATATATGTTCATTTATACATATTCAATAGGATTTTAGAAGGTTTTGAATTcataaagtaaataatttttaaaaataacccagacaaaatttaatttcaggATCCTGTGAATCGAGTGTTGTGTCAGATTCAGAAAAGAATTGTCAGATACTCTGATTGGTTCGGGGAATGTTGGGGGCAAATATATGTCAATACTGTGTCTCCAAATGATCACAAACCAATATTGGTTAGTATTGGTCCAAATCACTGGGACACAATCAAGCCAGACATAATGGAGGTGCATAAGCTCAAGTACTTGAAAGATTATGTTGAACGTAAAAAGATTGATGTGGAGCAACTTGTGTGGAACAATCTCCAGGGTTTCAAACAAATAGCATTCTTAGATAGGGAACTCAAAGGTTGGAGAGACCGCGATGATGTGTTTGTGGAAATGTGCATTCTTGATGGTTGCTTCATCATTGAGTTGTTTATGAAGAATTACACCCAGCGGGAAGGACTATTGAACGACCCTCTTTTTAAGTCAGGATGGGTTTTGAATGCCTTAAGTCGAGACTTGATTCTACCCAACAACCAACTGCCCTTCGAGGTCCTCGATATCTTGTGCAAACGAGACTTCAAGTTGATGGCCTCGAGGTTTCTAGAATATATTGTTCCAAACCAGAAACTAAACCACACATCTCTCCACCTTGAGCATGTGAAAACGAATCTTCTAAGCATAGTATATGACGGTTTGAATTGGCCAGGTATGTCCTCAGGACATTATTATAATTCCAATATTGATGGGGATGATAAATGGAACATGGTGAAATCCGTGAAATCTGCAACTGAGCTTGAAGAGTTTGGAGTCGAGTTCAAAATGATCAAGACACCCAATTTCAATATTGACATAAATTTTACGAAAAAGGGGGTA is a window of Diospyros lotus cultivar Yz01 chromosome 10, ASM1463336v1, whole genome shotgun sequence DNA encoding:
- the LOC127811872 gene encoding UPF0481 protein At3g47200-like, giving the protein MAGITEITEQRVSIPLWVSAKGEIDINSTDPVNRVLCQIQKRIVRYSDWFGECWGQIYVNTVSPNDHKPILVSIGPNHWDTIKPDIMEVHKLKYLKDYVERKKIDVEQLVWNNLQGFKQIAFLDRELKGWRDRDDVFVEMCILDGCFIIELFMKNYTQREGLLNDPLFKSGWVLNALSRDLILPNNQLPFEVLDILCKRDFKLMASRFLEYIVPNQKLNHTSLHLEHVKTNLLSIVYDGLNWPGMSSGHYYNSNIDGDDKWNMVKSVKSATELEEFGVEFKMIKTPNFNIDINFTKKGVLEIPRLRIRYGTPYSIKVLLAYEQSRHQYKYLNNYLWFMNSLVKSPRDVRLLRHKKIIDNLSELPDDAAIHKFLKDLYASLMISPANFNYIQVCKDLNSHCKHRRNSWVAKLKRDYFNSPWAFVSFFAASLLLILTVVQTVFSVASYYEGYKRD